In Nitrospira sp., a genomic segment contains:
- a CDS encoding methane monooxygenase/ammonia monooxygenase subunit B, which produces MNAKHVFKLWVMGLCGAATLAFTPALDITPAFAHGERSQEPFLRMRTVNWYDTEWVGKSTPVNSVTELRGKFHLSEDWPRAVVKPNRTFLNVGSPSSVFLRLSSKINGTPMFVAGPMEIGRDYEYVVVLKARLPGHHHIHPMFAVKDAGPIAGPGGWMDITGRYEDFTNPIKTLTGETFDSETMGTSTGIMWHLFWAAVAIFWVGFFMIRPMYLVRARVLAAYGDEILLDPIDRKVGTVVLIFVLVVVTVGYLAADARHPVSVPLQAGEAKIKPLPIKPNPLTVDVTHAEYDVPGRALRMVLHATNNGTQPVTIGEFTTAGIRFTNKFGAAKLDPNYPAELIAAAGLTMDHEAAIQPGQTVDVKVESKDVLWEVQRLVDILHDPDQRFAGLLMSWTDSGERLINPIWAPVLPVFTRLGT; this is translated from the coding sequence ATGAACGCCAAACACGTCTTTAAACTCTGGGTAATGGGTCTCTGCGGGGCGGCGACGCTGGCGTTCACGCCGGCTCTCGATATCACTCCTGCATTTGCTCATGGAGAGCGATCGCAGGAGCCGTTCCTGCGGATGCGTACTGTGAATTGGTATGACACTGAATGGGTTGGGAAGTCGACCCCGGTCAATAGTGTGACTGAGTTGAGGGGTAAATTCCATTTATCTGAGGATTGGCCTCGTGCAGTCGTCAAGCCGAACCGGACATTCCTCAACGTCGGTTCCCCCAGTTCAGTGTTCCTACGTCTTAGCTCCAAAATAAACGGAACGCCCATGTTCGTCGCTGGTCCAATGGAAATTGGCCGGGATTACGAGTATGTGGTCGTCTTGAAGGCTCGACTCCCCGGCCATCATCACATCCATCCAATGTTTGCCGTCAAGGACGCTGGTCCGATCGCAGGACCTGGCGGTTGGATGGACATCACGGGTCGGTATGAAGATTTCACGAATCCGATCAAGACACTGACCGGTGAAACGTTCGACTCGGAAACCATGGGTACGTCCACTGGAATCATGTGGCACCTGTTCTGGGCAGCCGTGGCGATCTTCTGGGTCGGCTTCTTTATGATTCGGCCGATGTATTTGGTCCGGGCTCGGGTACTGGCAGCCTATGGGGATGAGATTCTACTTGACCCCATCGATCGCAAGGTTGGAACCGTGGTGCTGATCTTCGTGTTGGTCGTCGTGACCGTCGGTTATCTGGCGGCCGATGCACGACACCCGGTCAGCGTGCCGCTCCAGGCAGGTGAAGCAAAGATCAAGCCGCTACCAATCAAGCCTAACCCACTGACGGTTGACGTGACCCATGCAGAGTACGATGTCCCAGGTCGCGCACTACGTATGGTTCTTCATGCGACGAATAACGGTACGCAACCGGTGACTATCGGCGAATTCACGACGGCCGGTATCCGGTTCACCAACAAGTTCGGTGCCGCTAAGCTTGATCCGAACTACCCGGCCGAGCTGATTGCAGCGGCAGGTTTGACGATGGACCACGAAGCTGCAATCCAACCTGGCCAAACCGTGGACGTCAAGGTCGAGTCGAAGGACGTCCTGTGGGAGGTGCAACGGTTAGTGGATATCCTCCACGACCCGGATCAGCGCTTCGCAGGATTGCTGATGTCCTGGACCGATTCTGGTGAGCGGCTCATCAATCCGATCTGGGCTCCTGTTCTCCCTGTCTTTACCAGACTGGGAACCTAG